A region from the Ralstonia pickettii genome encodes:
- a CDS encoding MBL fold metallo-hydrolase RNA specificity domain-containing protein produces MRLQFLGATDTVTGSKYVLETGARRVMVDCGLFQGYKSLRLRNWDKLAVNAHHIDAVVLTHAHIDHSGYLPLLARNGFHGPVYCTKGTAELCNILLPDSARLAQEDAQYANAQGFSRHHPALPLYDEKDADRALRRLHPVGYGERFAVAEGVDAEFHRAGHIIGAATATLLAEGRRVVFSGDLGRQVDPVMRPPEPIAQADTLLVESTYGDRVHPAGDPLDALQEVVQRTIGQGGTLLIPAFAVGRTQSLLYCLYVLIREHRIPHVPIYLDSPMAELATEVFARHVDDLHIGAADCQAACALAVPVQSPEQSMHLGNDRAPKIILAASGMATGGRVLHHLKSFGGGKRNAILMSGFQAAGTRGAALLAGQRALRVHGREVPIRASVEQIQNLSAHADANELMTWLRGFTRPPRQTFIVHGEPAASDALRQRIEHELQWPVRMPEYRQSYDLEAA; encoded by the coding sequence ATGCGGCTGCAATTTCTCGGCGCGACCGACACGGTGACCGGCTCCAAGTACGTGCTTGAGACCGGCGCGCGCCGCGTCATGGTCGACTGCGGGCTGTTTCAGGGCTACAAGTCATTGCGCTTGCGGAACTGGGACAAGCTTGCAGTCAACGCGCACCACATCGATGCGGTCGTACTGACGCATGCCCATATCGACCACAGCGGCTACCTGCCGCTACTCGCGCGTAACGGGTTTCACGGCCCGGTCTATTGCACGAAAGGGACGGCGGAACTGTGCAACATCCTCCTGCCTGACAGCGCCCGGCTCGCGCAGGAGGATGCGCAGTACGCCAACGCCCAGGGGTTTTCGCGCCATCATCCCGCCTTGCCTCTCTACGATGAAAAGGACGCCGACAGGGCGCTACGCCGGCTGCATCCTGTCGGCTATGGCGAGCGCTTTGCCGTTGCGGAGGGCGTGGATGCAGAGTTCCACCGTGCAGGGCACATCATCGGTGCGGCGACAGCCACATTGCTGGCCGAGGGCCGTCGCGTTGTCTTTTCCGGCGATCTGGGGCGGCAGGTGGATCCCGTCATGCGGCCACCCGAGCCCATCGCGCAGGCCGATACGCTGCTGGTCGAATCCACCTATGGCGATCGCGTGCACCCTGCGGGCGACCCGCTCGATGCGCTCCAGGAGGTTGTGCAGCGGACGATCGGGCAGGGCGGCACGCTCCTGATTCCCGCATTTGCGGTGGGGCGCACGCAATCGCTCTTGTATTGCCTCTACGTGTTGATTCGCGAACATCGGATCCCCCATGTGCCGATCTATCTCGACAGCCCGATGGCCGAACTGGCGACCGAGGTGTTTGCGCGCCATGTTGACGACCTGCATATCGGGGCTGCCGACTGCCAGGCCGCTTGTGCGTTGGCCGTTCCGGTGCAGAGCCCGGAACAGTCGATGCACCTCGGGAACGATCGCGCGCCCAAGATCATTCTTGCTGCAAGCGGCATGGCAACCGGCGGGCGGGTGCTGCATCACCTGAAAAGCTTTGGTGGCGGAAAGCGCAATGCCATCCTGATGTCGGGGTTCCAGGCCGCCGGCACGCGGGGTGCCGCCCTGCTGGCTGGTCAACGCGCACTACGCGTGCATGGACGTGAAGTGCCCATCCGCGCGTCGGTTGAGCAGATTCAAAATCTGTCCGCCCATGCCGATGCCAATGAACTGATGACCTGGCTGCGCGGCTTCACCCGGCCGCCGCGGCAGACCTTCATCGTGCACGGCGAGCCGGCGGCCAGCGACGCCCTGCGGCAGCGCATCGAGCATGAACTGCAGTGGCCAGTCCGCATGCCGGAGTACCGCCAGTCCTACGATCTGGAGGCCGCATGA
- a CDS encoding Hsp20/alpha crystallin family protein: MSQLKRYDPFAIEPVGDIFQGLLRSFRGGMDGALPFKVDVTESDKAYNVVAEIPGAKKEDIDVTVDRGTVMISAKVERNSEVKEGERIIRSERYSGSMQRMFTLDAAVDESKVDASYENGLLRVTLPKKEASPQQRVTIR, encoded by the coding sequence ATGAGTCAACTCAAGCGTTATGACCCGTTCGCCATTGAGCCGGTTGGCGACATCTTCCAAGGGCTGCTGCGCTCGTTCCGCGGCGGCATGGACGGCGCGCTGCCGTTCAAGGTGGACGTGACGGAGTCCGACAAGGCCTACAACGTTGTCGCAGAAATCCCGGGCGCGAAGAAGGAAGACATCGACGTGACGGTCGATCGGGGCACGGTCATGATCTCGGCCAAGGTCGAACGCAATTCAGAGGTGAAAGAAGGCGAACGCATCATCCGCAGTGAGCGCTACAGCGGATCCATGCAGCGCATGTTTACGCTCGATGCCGCAGTCGATGAAAGCAAGGTCGACGCCTCGTACGAGAACGGGCTGCTGCGCGTAACGCTGCCCAAGAAGGAAGCGTCACCGCAGCAGCGCGTCACGATTCGCTGA
- a CDS encoding LysR family transcriptional regulator, with translation MARRNLNELLGFVTVAREGSFTRAAATLGVTQSALSQSIRALEERLQIRLLTRTTRSVSTTAAGERLMLAIGHRFDEIETELDALTALRDKPAGTVRITCGDHILQSTLLPKLAPLLRTYPDIKVEFDMNYGFRDIVADRFDAGVRMGSTIDRDMIAVPIGPPLRLAVVASPKYFAAHPAPKVPRDLTEHRCINQRMPTSGGLYVWDFERRGRKVNVRVDGPLIFNTAPPQVDAALAGLGVALLPEDEVMSHVTAGRLVSVLEDWCPKFAGYHLYYPSRRQPSPAFSLVVEALRYRG, from the coding sequence GTGGCGAGGAGGAACCTGAACGAACTGTTGGGGTTCGTGACTGTTGCGCGCGAAGGCAGCTTCACGCGCGCCGCAGCGACTTTGGGGGTTACCCAGTCTGCATTGAGTCAATCCATCCGCGCTTTGGAAGAGCGGCTCCAGATCCGGCTTTTGACACGGACAACACGAAGCGTGTCGACTACGGCCGCCGGTGAGCGCTTGATGCTTGCGATAGGACACCGCTTCGACGAAATCGAAACCGAACTGGACGCTCTCACAGCGCTACGGGATAAGCCGGCAGGCACGGTCCGCATTACGTGCGGCGATCACATTCTGCAGAGCACCTTGTTGCCCAAACTAGCCCCATTGCTGCGGACCTATCCGGATATCAAGGTGGAGTTCGACATGAACTATGGGTTTCGCGACATCGTGGCCGACCGCTTCGATGCGGGGGTGCGCATGGGCAGCACGATAGATCGGGACATGATTGCCGTCCCGATCGGGCCACCATTGCGTCTGGCTGTGGTTGCATCGCCAAAATATTTTGCGGCTCATCCTGCGCCGAAGGTCCCACGGGATCTGACGGAGCATCGCTGCATCAATCAGCGCATGCCGACCTCAGGGGGCCTGTACGTCTGGGACTTCGAGCGGCGCGGCCGCAAGGTGAACGTCCGCGTGGACGGGCCCCTCATCTTCAATACCGCGCCCCCGCAGGTGGACGCTGCGCTTGCCGGTCTCGGTGTGGCGTTGCTGCCCGAAGATGAGGTGATGTCCCATGTCACCGCCGGACGGCTGGTAAGCGTGCTGGAAGACTGGTGTCCGAAATTTGCCGGGTACCACCTCTACTACCCAAGCCGGCGGCAGCCTTCTCCTGCGTTTTCGTTGGTTGTGGAAGCGTTGCGCTATCGAGGCTAG
- a CDS encoding lecithin retinol acyltransferase family protein, which translates to MSQNIDCSDQWSGSQDLAAFDTALPVGAHLVADRDGYEHHGIYVGNGQVIHYAGFSHRQRRGPVERISIGCFACGFSVTIQREPRPCYDGEEVARRAGSRLGERDYRLLTNNCEHFCSWCLFGECRSAQVEACLKSPARAARLLLKLMLLVLSSEWRTAQPQAQAQAV; encoded by the coding sequence ATGAGCCAGAACATTGACTGCAGCGACCAATGGAGTGGCTCGCAGGATCTTGCCGCTTTCGACACTGCGCTTCCCGTTGGCGCACACCTTGTCGCGGACCGCGATGGGTACGAACACCACGGCATCTATGTCGGCAACGGGCAGGTGATTCACTACGCCGGCTTCTCGCACCGTCAGCGCCGCGGGCCGGTCGAGCGCATCTCCATTGGCTGCTTTGCATGCGGCTTTTCGGTGACCATCCAGCGCGAGCCCCGCCCCTGCTACGACGGTGAGGAAGTTGCCCGCCGAGCCGGCTCCCGCCTGGGAGAACGCGACTATCGACTGCTGACCAACAACTGCGAGCACTTCTGTTCGTGGTGCTTGTTTGGAGAATGCCGCAGCGCACAGGTGGAGGCGTGCCTGAAGAGCCCCGCGCGGGCTGCGCGCCTGCTACTGAAGCTGATGCTGCTGGTACTTTCGTCCGAATGGCGTACCGCGCAGCCACAGGCTCAGGCTCAGGCCGTATGA
- a CDS encoding DUF1488 domain-containing protein, producing the protein MKQIRFLPDDPTYCAAGPRLQCRASVDGSSASYAITAEALEDHFGARSCRSDDLLSAFKVHRGDIEDVARTLFEQTGSKEITLHSGHFRFAG; encoded by the coding sequence ATGAAACAGATCAGGTTCCTGCCTGACGACCCAACGTACTGCGCAGCGGGGCCGCGTCTGCAATGCCGCGCGTCAGTCGATGGCAGCTCCGCAAGCTATGCAATCACGGCGGAGGCCCTGGAGGACCATTTCGGTGCGCGTTCCTGCCGGTCGGACGATCTGCTCAGTGCATTCAAAGTGCACCGCGGTGATATCGAGGACGTTGCACGCACGCTGTTCGAGCAAACGGGCTCCAAGGAAATCACGCTACACAGCGGTCACTTCCGTTTTGCTGGCTGA
- a CDS encoding sensor histidine kinase, which translates to MQLAYGVLEVLPEPYIVVDERLSIVFANTAARDTLLLPLHEGLALDLQVETLVDAVSDVIQRESPQTIEFVCGSGIRLRAEILPEDQRATPRRAILRFHPVTGPAERPSGRAHDGFQDEAMLRMAVEAAEIGTFYCPMPLHKIVWNAKCKEHFWLPADAEVDIGVFYARLHPDDVAHTREAVEAAVYRAMPYDIEYRTLSPSGDVRWLRAMGRTRYSQSGEPIQFDGITIDITKQKLVEKERDRLLEHERLCRQEAQTASSLKDALIATVSHELRTPLNAIKAWTEVLAAKATDPKAVMGCVEVLHRNIDAQARLVDDLLDVNRAATNKLVIEREPLRIENIVSAEVQSWTPIAQRRQIDLRYRLEAGGPVMGDAMRLRQIISNVLSNAMRYTPAGGHIDVAVTVDKPRVKVAVSDSGKGIPPEKLETIFEPFAQLGASRPSDHGGLGLGLAIARKLATLHGGTLTATSAGEGKGATFTLALPLQAVTASTIGTVEAGPDNRLEDVPVAAALLAAPLAAVSVP; encoded by the coding sequence ATGCAACTGGCCTACGGCGTATTAGAGGTCCTTCCTGAACCGTATATCGTCGTAGACGAGCGGCTCTCTATCGTTTTCGCGAATACGGCTGCGCGTGACACGCTCTTGCTGCCGCTTCACGAGGGGCTCGCGCTCGATCTGCAGGTGGAGACGCTTGTCGATGCCGTTTCGGACGTCATTCAGCGCGAGTCGCCGCAAACGATTGAATTCGTTTGCGGCAGCGGGATCCGCTTGCGCGCGGAAATCCTTCCTGAAGACCAGAGAGCCACGCCACGCCGGGCGATTCTTCGTTTCCATCCCGTTACCGGGCCCGCCGAGCGACCCAGTGGCAGGGCGCACGACGGCTTTCAAGACGAGGCGATGCTGCGCATGGCGGTTGAAGCCGCTGAGATCGGCACGTTTTATTGTCCGATGCCGCTGCACAAGATCGTCTGGAATGCCAAGTGCAAAGAGCATTTCTGGCTCCCGGCCGATGCCGAGGTCGATATCGGCGTGTTTTATGCCCGACTGCACCCTGACGACGTTGCACATACGCGCGAGGCGGTGGAGGCGGCGGTGTATCGCGCCATGCCTTACGACATTGAATACCGGACGCTGTCACCATCGGGCGATGTACGGTGGCTGCGCGCGATGGGCCGCACAAGGTATTCCCAATCGGGCGAGCCGATTCAGTTTGACGGAATAACGATCGACATCACCAAGCAGAAATTGGTGGAAAAGGAGCGGGACCGGCTCCTGGAGCACGAGCGGCTTTGCCGGCAGGAGGCGCAAACTGCCAGCTCGCTCAAGGACGCATTGATCGCAACGGTTTCGCATGAGCTCCGCACGCCGCTGAATGCAATCAAAGCGTGGACCGAGGTGCTGGCTGCGAAAGCGACCGACCCCAAGGCCGTTATGGGATGCGTCGAGGTGTTGCATCGAAACATCGATGCGCAGGCCCGGCTCGTCGATGACCTGCTGGATGTCAATCGAGCAGCGACCAACAAACTGGTCATTGAACGAGAGCCGCTGCGGATCGAGAACATTGTCTCGGCAGAGGTCCAAAGCTGGACGCCGATTGCGCAACGCAGGCAGATCGACCTGCGCTATAGGCTGGAGGCTGGCGGCCCCGTAATGGGTGACGCAATGCGTCTGCGGCAGATCATCTCCAATGTGCTCAGCAACGCAATGCGCTACACGCCAGCAGGCGGGCACATCGATGTTGCAGTCACCGTGGACAAGCCGCGCGTGAAAGTCGCAGTGTCCGACAGTGGTAAGGGCATTCCGCCGGAGAAACTTGAAACTATTTTCGAGCCGTTTGCACAGTTGGGCGCGTCGCGTCCCAGTGATCATGGCGGGCTGGGTCTCGGGCTCGCCATCGCGCGCAAGCTCGCCACGCTGCACGGCGGTACGTTGACGGCGACAAGCGCCGGCGAAGGGAAGGGCGCCACATTTACGCTGGCGCTGCCGCTACAGGCGGTCACAGCTTCGACGATCGGTACGGTCGAAGCCGGCCCCGACAACCGTCTGGAAGACGTGCCGGTTGCCGCAGCGCTGCTGGCCGCACCGCTTGCCGCTGTATCGGTGCCGTGA
- a CDS encoding (R)-mandelonitrile lyase: protein MCNQPGDGTRSPSIKGPAEWFTGSVRIDPLSNPPAPARHSCAAVTFEPGARTHWHTHALGQTLIVTAGCGWTQCEGEERVEIRAGDVIWCPPNHKHWHGATSTTAMTHIAVQEALDGKPVEWLEPVSDEQYLGDKP, encoded by the coding sequence GTGTGCAATCAACCGGGCGATGGGACAAGGTCCCCATCCATCAAGGGGCCCGCCGAATGGTTCACGGGGAGCGTTCGCATCGATCCCTTGAGCAACCCTCCGGCGCCCGCTCGCCACTCGTGCGCCGCCGTGACGTTCGAGCCGGGAGCGCGAACCCATTGGCATACACACGCGCTTGGGCAGACGCTTATCGTCACAGCGGGATGCGGTTGGACGCAGTGCGAGGGCGAAGAAAGAGTGGAGATCCGTGCCGGCGACGTGATCTGGTGTCCGCCGAATCACAAGCATTGGCATGGCGCTACGTCGACGACAGCGATGACGCATATCGCCGTTCAGGAGGCACTCGACGGGAAGCCAGTGGAGTGGCTGGAACCTGTTTCCGATGAACAGTACTTGGGAGACAAGCCATGA
- a CDS encoding thymidine phosphorylase family protein: MSTVSGPSVDAPIASQRCLTFKALGIDTWQEHVIYMHPDSAICRSEGFAAQARVEVQIGQRSLIATLNLVGSGLLEKYEVSLSASAVVSLMARPGDEVCVRHAPSLESLRALRAKIYGGHLDAKQLQEIIADISHERYADVHIAAFLSACAAGRMTIKETIDLTQAMVDSGERLQWDRAVVADKHCVGGLPGNRTSPIVVAICAAAGLLLPKTSSRAITSPAGTADMMETLTRVNLSAAELRSVVGQVGASLAWGGALSLSPADDVLIRVERALDVDSDAQLVASILSKKIAAGSTHVLIDVPVGPTAKVRNIEDLERLDMLLKRVAQAFGMQVLMVRTDGAQPVGRGIGPALEARDVLAVLQRSPTAPFDLRERSVLLAGALLEFCGAAVAGTGLDMATGLLDSGAAWRKFEAICEAQGGLRIPGEAVFRRDVVAEQNGIVVHIDNRHLARIAKLAGAPMRQVAGVEMHVRVRDQVSVGQPLFTIHAQASGELEYSWAYALTHAAVGLSPLGAG; this comes from the coding sequence ATGAGCACCGTCTCCGGGCCTTCTGTTGACGCACCCATTGCGTCGCAGCGGTGCCTCACGTTCAAGGCGCTTGGCATCGACACCTGGCAAGAACATGTCATCTACATGCATCCAGACAGCGCGATCTGCCGGTCGGAAGGCTTTGCCGCGCAGGCCCGTGTGGAAGTCCAGATCGGGCAGCGGTCGCTGATTGCCACGCTGAACCTGGTGGGATCCGGGCTGCTGGAAAAGTATGAGGTGAGCCTGTCAGCCAGCGCGGTGGTTTCGTTGATGGCGCGACCCGGGGATGAAGTCTGCGTCAGGCATGCGCCGTCGCTTGAATCGCTGCGAGCCTTGCGGGCCAAGATCTACGGCGGGCATCTGGACGCAAAGCAACTTCAAGAGATCATTGCTGACATCTCGCACGAGCGCTATGCCGATGTCCATATCGCAGCATTCCTGAGCGCTTGCGCAGCCGGCCGCATGACCATCAAGGAGACCATCGACCTCACCCAAGCGATGGTCGACTCCGGCGAGCGGCTGCAGTGGGACCGCGCAGTCGTGGCAGACAAGCACTGCGTAGGGGGTCTGCCGGGCAATCGCACCAGCCCCATCGTTGTTGCCATCTGCGCGGCGGCGGGGCTGCTGCTACCCAAAACGTCATCACGCGCCATCACCTCGCCAGCGGGCACCGCAGACATGATGGAAACGCTCACCCGCGTCAACTTGAGTGCCGCGGAACTGCGAAGCGTGGTGGGGCAGGTCGGGGCATCGCTCGCCTGGGGCGGGGCCTTGAGCCTCAGCCCCGCAGACGACGTTTTGATTCGCGTTGAAAGAGCACTCGATGTCGACAGCGATGCACAGCTTGTGGCCTCTATTCTCTCCAAGAAGATCGCAGCCGGGTCGACCCACGTGCTGATCGACGTGCCTGTCGGTCCGACGGCCAAAGTGCGCAACATCGAAGACCTGGAGCGCCTGGATATGCTGCTCAAGCGCGTGGCCCAGGCGTTTGGGATGCAGGTGCTGATGGTGCGCACAGACGGCGCACAGCCCGTTGGCCGCGGTATCGGCCCCGCATTGGAAGCAAGAGATGTTCTGGCTGTGCTGCAGCGGTCCCCGACGGCGCCGTTCGATTTGCGGGAACGGTCTGTATTGCTCGCCGGTGCATTACTCGAATTTTGCGGGGCCGCTGTTGCCGGAACAGGCCTCGATATGGCGACCGGCTTGCTGGATAGCGGTGCTGCATGGCGGAAGTTCGAAGCGATTTGCGAGGCGCAGGGCGGCTTGCGCATACCCGGAGAAGCCGTCTTCCGTCGCGATGTCGTTGCCGAGCAAAACGGCATCGTCGTCCACATCGACAACCGCCACCTTGCCCGCATCGCAAAGCTTGCGGGTGCACCAATGCGCCAAGTCGCGGGGGTGGAAATGCACGTGCGGGTGCGGGATCAGGTGAGCGTTGGGCAGCCGCTGTTCACGATCCACGCGCAAGCCTCGGGAGAGCTCGAGTATTCGTGGGCATATGCGTTGACGCATGCTGCGGTGGGGCTTTCGCCACTGGGCGCGGGCTGA
- a CDS encoding MFS transporter: MALCVFALIASEFMPVSLLTPIATDLRISEGVAGQAIAVSGAFAVLTSLLLPALARRMDRKTILLCMTAFMAASGLLIASAQGLVMYMMGRVLVGVSVGGFWSMSAATAIRLVPAAKIPRALAIFNGGNALATVIAAPLGSFVGSLVGWRGAFFGLVPVAVLAFAWQWVSLPSMRTAAPARRSRNAVRLLADPLVFRGMAAVGLFFMGQFSLFTYVRPFLETTTNANASTLSLVLLAIGVAGLFGTAIIGWFLSRNLYRTLATIPLVMASVAIALVLFREQSAVTFGLLAVWGLLATAAPVGWWSWLATTMPESAEAGGGLMVAVVQLAIALGSTVGGMLFDAHGYAATFGFSALLLVSAAVMALITAYRNRQVV, from the coding sequence ATGGCGCTGTGCGTGTTTGCACTGATCGCATCGGAGTTCATGCCGGTCAGTCTTCTTACGCCGATCGCAACAGACCTACGCATCAGCGAGGGCGTGGCGGGTCAGGCGATCGCCGTGTCCGGCGCCTTCGCCGTCTTGACGAGCCTCCTGCTTCCCGCACTGGCGCGCCGGATGGATCGCAAGACCATCCTGCTGTGCATGACCGCTTTCATGGCCGCGTCCGGCCTCCTGATCGCATCGGCGCAGGGGCTTGTGATGTACATGATGGGCCGTGTGCTCGTCGGCGTGTCCGTCGGTGGCTTCTGGTCAATGTCGGCAGCCACGGCTATTCGTCTCGTACCCGCAGCGAAGATCCCGCGGGCGCTGGCGATCTTCAACGGCGGCAATGCCCTTGCCACAGTCATCGCCGCCCCGCTTGGCAGCTTCGTTGGCTCGCTGGTCGGATGGCGCGGTGCGTTCTTTGGTCTCGTGCCGGTCGCCGTGCTGGCCTTCGCGTGGCAGTGGGTGAGTCTGCCATCGATGCGGACGGCCGCTCCGGCTCGCCGATCCCGCAACGCAGTGCGCCTGCTGGCAGATCCGCTGGTGTTTAGGGGAATGGCTGCGGTCGGCCTTTTCTTCATGGGGCAGTTCTCCCTCTTCACCTATGTCCGCCCTTTCTTGGAGACGACGACGAACGCCAACGCCTCGACCCTCTCACTCGTACTGCTCGCGATCGGTGTGGCGGGCCTTTTCGGCACCGCCATCATCGGCTGGTTCCTCTCCCGCAACCTATACCGCACCCTGGCCACCATCCCGCTCGTGATGGCCTCTGTGGCCATAGCGCTGGTTCTATTCCGAGAGCAAAGCGCCGTCACCTTTGGACTGCTGGCCGTATGGGGGCTGCTGGCGACCGCCGCGCCGGTGGGCTGGTGGAGCTGGCTAGCAACGACGATGCCGGAAAGCGCTGAAGCCGGCGGTGGGTTGATGGTGGCCGTGGTCCAGTTGGCTATTGCATTGGGCTCGACGGTGGGAGGAATGCTATTCGATGCCCACGGCTACGCCGCCACTTTCGGCTTCAGCGCACTGCTCTTGGTGTCTGCGGCGGTGATGGCATTGATCACGGCGTATCGCAATCGGCAAGTGGTGTGA
- a CDS encoding ribose-phosphate pyrophosphokinase: MTAPAVGLGPQRVLIAMPGCEGATMRLATPLSAELGHAAVTHFPDGESYVRLYTPVHGADVALVCTLDHPDEKLLPLLWLAIAARKRGARRVGLIAPYLAYMRQDVVFNAGEIRAAEHFAALLNPAFDWLVTVDPHLHRIAHLSDVYRMPTIAVEAAPAIAAWILTHVQAPFLIGPDVESRQWVEHIAGICEAPWATLVKTRHSAWHVEVAELPNIPPGCAPVVVDDIISTGRTMLTAAGALQRNGQPQPVCIGVHAVFASDAYSQLCAASAEVVTCDTIPHPSNRIALTEPLVDAVSHMFDSSLPSSRQMLV, encoded by the coding sequence ATGACTGCTCCAGCCGTTGGTCTGGGACCGCAGCGCGTGCTGATTGCCATGCCGGGTTGTGAGGGCGCCACCATGCGACTTGCCACCCCGCTGAGCGCAGAACTGGGGCATGCCGCCGTGACGCATTTTCCGGATGGTGAATCCTACGTGCGGCTTTACACGCCTGTGCACGGCGCCGACGTTGCCCTTGTCTGCACGCTCGATCACCCCGACGAGAAGCTGTTGCCACTGCTCTGGCTGGCGATTGCCGCGCGCAAGCGCGGGGCGCGACGTGTTGGCCTGATTGCGCCGTATCTGGCGTATATGCGACAGGACGTCGTCTTCAACGCGGGCGAGATTCGCGCCGCCGAACACTTTGCCGCCTTGCTGAACCCCGCGTTCGACTGGCTTGTCACGGTAGACCCGCATCTGCATCGCATTGCGCACCTGTCGGATGTCTATCGCATGCCGACGATCGCTGTGGAAGCCGCGCCTGCGATTGCCGCATGGATCCTGACCCATGTCCAGGCGCCGTTCCTGATCGGTCCCGACGTTGAAAGCAGGCAGTGGGTCGAGCATATCGCCGGCATCTGCGAAGCCCCTTGGGCCACACTGGTCAAGACGCGACACAGCGCGTGGCATGTGGAAGTGGCGGAATTGCCGAACATTCCACCGGGGTGTGCGCCCGTCGTGGTGGACGACATCATCTCGACCGGGCGCACGATGCTCACCGCAGCGGGCGCGTTGCAGCGCAATGGGCAACCGCAGCCAGTTTGCATCGGGGTGCACGCCGTATTTGCCTCGGATGCGTACAGCCAGCTTTGTGCGGCCAGCGCCGAGGTGGTCACGTGCGACACCATCCCGCATCCCTCAAACCGGATCGCGCTGACAGAGCCGCTGGTCGACGCCGTTTCGCACATGTTCGATTCATCCCTGCCTTCGAGCCGGCAGATGCTTGTTTGA